In Deltaproteobacteria bacterium, the following proteins share a genomic window:
- a CDS encoding glycosyltransferase family 4 protein, which produces MDIALITYPMDTDPSGIGVVVRNLVENIVSVDDRNRYSLLHHAKTGAPVYSGREVLYKRFHYLPCMFSDSFFLYRNSTRFDVVHRFLPGGFLYKVESKVVLTVHDLFFYKHYSFNRKFRVRNLLGRYFNRKMIEGADALIAVSEFTKKEILATFRVDPGKVHVVYNAVAGDAPEGNRGTLEEKYGIRNNYILFVGTIEPRKNLLGLVRAYEILAGKHGVDLDLVVVGKKGWDFRTTLDYITRSRYRDRIRLVGYVPSEDLGLFYRHANLFVYPSLMEGFGLPPLEAMACGCPVLISNTSSLPEVADDPGMMFDPLDLGEITEKCLAVLNDNHVRKANLEQGRKNVARFSWRASAEKLVRIYNSLEHA; this is translated from the coding sequence ATGGATATTGCACTGATAACATATCCGATGGACACGGACCCGTCCGGAATAGGTGTGGTGGTCCGGAACCTGGTTGAGAATATCGTGTCGGTTGATGACAGGAACCGGTATTCCTTGCTCCACCATGCCAAGACGGGGGCCCCCGTGTATTCCGGCAGGGAGGTTCTTTATAAAAGATTCCATTATCTGCCCTGCATGTTTTCGGACAGTTTCTTTCTTTACAGGAATTCCACAAGGTTTGATGTTGTGCACAGGTTTCTTCCCGGCGGTTTTCTCTACAAGGTGGAATCGAAGGTTGTTCTTACCGTACACGACCTTTTCTTCTACAAGCATTACTCTTTCAACAGGAAGTTCCGGGTACGTAACTTGCTGGGACGGTATTTCAACAGGAAAATGATTGAAGGAGCGGATGCCTTGATTGCCGTATCCGAATTTACAAAAAAGGAGATCCTTGCTACATTCAGGGTCGATCCCGGGAAGGTCCATGTCGTGTACAATGCCGTGGCAGGGGATGCACCGGAGGGAAACAGGGGCACGCTGGAAGAGAAGTATGGTATACGCAATAATTATATCCTTTTCGTCGGCACTATTGAGCCGCGCAAAAACCTACTGGGCTTGGTCAGGGCCTACGAGATACTGGCGGGAAAACACGGAGTTGATCTTGACCTCGTGGTTGTCGGCAAAAAAGGCTGGGATTTCCGAACCACGCTGGATTACATAACGAGATCCCGTTATCGTGACCGGATCCGTCTTGTGGGCTATGTGCCGTCGGAGGATCTTGGGTTATTTTATAGACATGCAAACCTCTTTGTCTATCCCAGCCTGATGGAAGGCTTCGGCCTTCCTCCGCTGGAGGCCATGGCTTGCGGGTGCCCTGTGCTCATATCCAATACCTCGTCATTGCCCGAAGTAGCGGATGATCCGGGCATGATGTTTGACCCTCTGGATCTCGGGGAAATCACGGAGAAATGCCTGGCCGTTCTCAACGACAACCATGTAAGAAAGGCCAATCTCGAACAGGGAAGAAAGAATGTCGCGCGTTTCAGCTGGCGGGCTTCGGCCGAAAAACTTGTGCGAATCTATAATAGTCTGGAACATGCATGA
- a CDS encoding glycosyltransferase family 9 protein, with the protein MAKKGVIHDYGKSGSFLAALSNVKIPVQPDLHDVEQNLNLLEALGISPGQAPSGLTFRILREDEAEAAAFMSQHGIGSGERLLGIHAGAGPLKGKKWPVGRFVEVSKRLLAGGAFDRVLVFGGEEERKEKERIANSIGGDRALSVNACLNVTGAMIRECAFFVCNDSGLMHMAAAVGTEVLGIFGPTNWVRTAPRGSRTHFLMPEKDRFPCAPCLEYPYGGSSTAFGCNDDSRCMESIGVQFVVEYIEGCLAGRG; encoded by the coding sequence ATGGCAAAGAAGGGGGTAATCCATGATTACGGAAAGAGCGGTTCCTTTTTAGCCGCTCTCTCCAATGTAAAGATCCCTGTTCAACCTGATCTGCATGATGTGGAACAAAATCTGAATCTTCTGGAAGCCTTGGGGATTTCACCCGGTCAGGCGCCGTCAGGTTTGACTTTCCGCATTCTGCGCGAAGACGAAGCGGAAGCGGCGGCATTTATGAGTCAACATGGAATAGGGTCCGGTGAGAGGCTGCTCGGAATCCACGCGGGCGCGGGGCCGCTTAAAGGGAAGAAATGGCCGGTCGGGAGGTTTGTCGAGGTGTCTAAGCGGCTTCTGGCAGGAGGGGCCTTCGACCGGGTCCTGGTGTTTGGCGGAGAAGAAGAGCGCAAGGAGAAGGAGCGGATTGCAAATTCGATCGGGGGGGACAGGGCTCTTTCCGTTAACGCCTGTCTGAATGTGACCGGCGCCATGATCAGGGAGTGCGCCTTTTTCGTGTGCAATGACTCGGGTCTTATGCATATGGCGGCCGCCGTCGGCACGGAGGTGCTGGGGATCTTCGGTCCGACGAACTGGGTGCGGACGGCTCCACGCGGTTCCAGGACACACTTTCTGATGCCGGAGAAAGATCGGTTTCCCTGTGCGCCCTGCCTCGAATATCCCTATGGGGGGTCCTCAACCGCTTTCGGTTGCAATGATGATTCCCGCTGTATGGAGAGCATCGGGGTTCAATTCGTGGTAGAATATATTGAAGGATGTCTTGCGGGCAGAGGGTGA
- a CDS encoding glycosyltransferase family 2 protein translates to MKLMIQIPCYNEEGTLAITLSELPRRVPGFDSVEWLVIDDGSTDATAEVASANGVDHIVRLPRNQGLARAFMAGLDACIRAGADVIVNTDADNQYCAGDIPSLVAPVLSGQAEIVVGARPIDEIKHFSLLKRYLQRLGSRIVRGVSKTEIKDAPSGFRAMSRDAAMRMNVFNEYTYTLETLIQAGQKNMAVMSVPVRVNEDLRPSRIVRSLASYVRKSIITIIRIFVVYKPFTFFMSIGFAAFTAGFLVGLRFLYYYVSGNGSGHIQSLIFASILLGVGFQTILVAFLADLLSVNRKLMEEVQTRLRKGNPSVQASSGCGPVIKN, encoded by the coding sequence ATGAAGTTGATGATCCAGATTCCGTGCTACAACGAAGAAGGAACCCTTGCGATCACGCTCTCCGAACTTCCACGCCGGGTGCCCGGTTTTGACTCGGTTGAGTGGCTTGTGATAGATGATGGAAGTACCGACGCCACGGCGGAAGTCGCATCGGCGAACGGCGTGGACCACATCGTGCGCCTGCCGCGCAACCAGGGGCTGGCAAGGGCATTTATGGCGGGCCTGGATGCATGCATCCGGGCAGGGGCTGATGTCATCGTAAATACGGACGCTGACAACCAGTATTGTGCGGGAGATATTCCGTCCCTTGTGGCTCCTGTTTTATCCGGACAGGCCGAAATTGTTGTGGGCGCCCGCCCGATCGATGAGATTAAACATTTTTCGTTGTTGAAAAGGTATCTTCAAAGACTCGGAAGCCGGATTGTGCGCGGAGTCAGCAAAACGGAGATTAAGGATGCACCGAGTGGTTTTCGTGCTATGAGCCGGGATGCGGCAATGCGTATGAACGTTTTCAATGAATATACCTACACACTGGAAACGCTAATTCAGGCCGGGCAGAAGAACATGGCGGTGATGTCCGTGCCGGTCAGGGTGAACGAGGATTTAAGACCTTCCAGAATTGTAAGAAGTCTTGCATCTTATGTCAGGAAGTCTATTATCACCATCATCAGAATCTTTGTGGTATATAAACCGTTTACGTTTTTTATGAGTATTGGTTTCGCCGCGTTTACAGCAGGCTTCCTGGTTGGTCTCCGGTTCCTGTATTATTATGTGAGCGGCAACGGGTCCGGTCATATTCAATCTCTCATCTTTGCCAGTATTCTGCTCGGGGTTGGTTTTCAGACCATACTGGTGGCCTTCCTTGCGGATTTGTTGAGTGTCAACCGAAAATTGATGGAAGAAGTGCAAACCCGGTTAAGAAAAGGCAATCCATCGGTCCAGGCTTCGTCAGGGTGCGGGCCTGTGATCAAGAACTGA